From one Myxococcales bacterium genomic stretch:
- a CDS encoding biopolymer transporter ExbD — protein MAGNNQNGEEPITNINVTPLVDITLVLLIIFMVTATFIVSPQIKVELPKAVTAETSDPQTFSIVLTKDGELYLNGTKTDEAQLEATIVERVKNNPDLQAVISADKMAYHGDVIKLIDMVRRNGVRKFALNVEAAPPPDKKATD, from the coding sequence ATGGCCGGCAATAATCAAAACGGCGAAGAGCCGATCACCAATATCAACGTGACGCCGCTGGTCGACATCACGCTGGTTCTGCTGATCATCTTCATGGTCACGGCGACGTTCATCGTTTCGCCGCAGATCAAGGTCGAGCTGCCCAAGGCGGTGACGGCGGAAACGTCCGACCCGCAGACCTTTTCGATCGTTCTGACCAAGGACGGCGAACTGTACCTCAACGGCACGAAGACCGACGAGGCGCAGCTCGAGGCGACGATCGTGGAGCGGGTCAAGAACAATCCCGATCTGCAGGCCGTGATCAGCGCCGACAAAATGGCCTACCACGGCGACGTCATCAAATTGATCGACATGGTGCGCCGCAACGGCGTGCGGAAATTCGCGCTCAACGTGGAAGCGGCGCCGCCGCCCGACAAGAAGGCGACGGATTAG
- a CDS encoding MotA/TolQ/ExbB proton channel family protein has translation MKRNIRRTFGILFTLALTALVLAAAPSAWAQAAPAAAPAPAATPATEITPIVPPAGGLPASAMALPERGGVEQELIAVSNSGARVLLYVLFGLSILSIAVALEKFIQYRRDNTLGADFRGKLVGWLDAGKTADALKEVEGKRGVNAALIREGLQNYTENAETIEEIINSRLILERGRLERRLMILGTIGNNAPFIGLLGTVMGIIKAFHDLAQATTQGPQLVMAGISEALIATAVGLFVAIPAVIIFNALKGRVRILLDEAESNAKIVLAYAKRGRGDANGRQ, from the coding sequence ATGAAGCGTAACATTAGGCGAACGTTCGGCATCCTTTTTACTCTGGCTTTGACCGCGCTGGTTTTGGCCGCCGCGCCGTCGGCCTGGGCCCAAGCCGCCCCCGCCGCCGCGCCCGCGCCGGCTGCCACGCCGGCGACCGAGATCACCCCGATCGTTCCGCCCGCCGGCGGCCTGCCCGCCTCGGCGATGGCGTTGCCCGAACGCGGGGGCGTCGAACAGGAACTGATCGCCGTTTCCAACTCCGGCGCGCGCGTCCTGTTGTACGTGCTGTTCGGGTTGTCGATCCTGAGCATCGCGGTGGCGCTCGAAAAATTCATCCAGTACCGGCGCGACAACACGCTGGGGGCGGATTTCCGCGGCAAGCTGGTCGGCTGGCTCGACGCCGGGAAGACCGCCGACGCCTTGAAGGAAGTGGAAGGCAAGCGCGGCGTGAACGCCGCTTTGATCCGCGAAGGCCTGCAAAATTACACCGAAAACGCCGAGACGATCGAGGAAATCATCAACAGCCGGTTGATCCTCGAGCGCGGCCGCCTCGAACGGCGGCTGATGATCCTGGGCACCATCGGCAACAACGCGCCGTTCATCGGCCTGTTGGGCACGGTCATGGGCATCATCAAGGCGTTCCACGACCTGGCGCAGGCCACGACCCAGGGCCCGCAACTGGTCATGGCCGGCATTTCCGAGGCGCTGATCGCCACCGCGGTGGGCCTGTTCGTCGCCATCCCGGCGGTCATCATTTTCAACGCCCTCAAGGGCCGGGTCCGCATTTTGCTCGACGAGGCGGAATCCAACGCCAAGATCGTCCTCGCTTACGCCAAACGCGGGCGCGGAGACGCCAATGGCCGGCAATAA
- a CDS encoding TonB family protein has protein sequence MKIEAVSTTRSRIIRYALLGSLVVHALLAVGFLVVGEQAPKESYVVDLVVNEATPPPPPPKPEATPPPKPKNVPPPNQDVKQPPSAEPPKPVFGVTKESTIDGDSGVSVRVGNTLMKEPEKDLTDPSKVKPYSGGDVYSQSELDKPPRVLKMVKPEYPLLAKRANRQGVVKVRFLVSKNGVVSNVKVLSAPAGLGFAEAAIAAVQQWKYETPTVQGRPVSAWIVQSIRFQLE, from the coding sequence GTGAAAATCGAGGCGGTCTCCACTACTCGCTCGCGGATCATCCGGTATGCCCTGCTGGGCTCGCTGGTGGTCCATGCCCTGTTGGCGGTGGGCTTCCTGGTCGTCGGCGAACAGGCGCCCAAGGAATCCTACGTGGTGGATCTGGTCGTCAACGAGGCCACGCCGCCCCCGCCGCCGCCCAAGCCCGAGGCCACGCCGCCGCCCAAGCCGAAAAACGTGCCGCCGCCCAACCAGGACGTGAAGCAGCCGCCCAGCGCCGAACCGCCCAAACCGGTCTTCGGCGTCACCAAGGAATCGACGATCGACGGCGACTCCGGCGTTTCGGTACGCGTCGGCAACACGCTGATGAAAGAGCCGGAAAAGGACCTCACCGACCCGTCGAAGGTCAAGCCGTACTCGGGCGGCGACGTTTATTCGCAGAGCGAACTGGACAAGCCGCCGCGCGTTTTGAAGATGGTCAAGCCGGAATACCCCCTGCTGGCCAAGCGGGCTAACCGGCAGGGCGTGGTGAAGGTGCGCTTCCTGGTGAGCAAGAACGGCGTGGTCAGCAACGTCAAAGTGCTTTCCGCCCCCGCCGGCCTGGGCTTCGCCGAGGCCGCCATCGCCGCCGTCCAGCAATGGAAATACGAAACCCCCACCGTCCAGGGCCGTCCGGTCTCGGCTTGGATCGTCCAGTCGATCCGCTTCCAGTTGGAATAG
- a CDS encoding alpha/beta hydrolase, protein MKRAKQGCVKSFDGTLIRYESRGEGLPFILIDGIGCNGYVWKYVWQHFLPAHRLVHVHYRGHGTSDMPKNTNNLTIENLADDIACVMDDDEIDRAVLIGHSMGCQVILEFARRHPQRCQGLVPMCGSYGLPLRTFHDNRMLDTLFPYLYPLFVLTPWVPEAVWRRLVPTRLAYEIATHFEINGRMIKHDDFMPYLEFIGGIDLRMFAKMLDFASRHTTEDFLPHLTVPVLIVAGEKDTFTPGWLSEKMRELIPNAELLMVPQGSHTAPIEMPQLVNLRLERWVLDHFGRQAESNAANG, encoded by the coding sequence ATGAAGCGCGCCAAGCAAGGTTGCGTGAAAAGCTTCGACGGCACCCTGATCCGGTACGAGAGCCGCGGCGAGGGCTTGCCGTTCATCCTGATCGACGGCATCGGCTGCAACGGCTACGTCTGGAAATACGTCTGGCAACACTTTCTGCCCGCCCATCGCCTGGTGCACGTGCATTATCGCGGCCACGGCACGAGCGATATGCCGAAAAACACCAACAACCTGACGATCGAAAACCTGGCCGACGACATCGCCTGCGTGATGGACGACGACGAAATCGACCGCGCCGTGCTGATCGGCCACTCGATGGGCTGCCAGGTGATCCTGGAGTTCGCCCGCCGTCACCCGCAACGCTGCCAGGGCCTGGTGCCGATGTGCGGCAGCTACGGCCTGCCGCTCCGCACGTTTCACGACAACCGCATGCTCGACACGCTGTTCCCCTATCTGTACCCGCTTTTCGTGTTGACCCCCTGGGTGCCGGAAGCGGTCTGGCGGCGGCTCGTACCGACTCGGTTGGCTTACGAAATCGCCACGCATTTCGAAATCAACGGCCGGATGATCAAACACGACGATTTCATGCCGTACCTCGAGTTCATCGGCGGCATCGACCTGCGAATGTTCGCCAAGATGCTCGATTTCGCCTCGCGTCACACGACCGAGGATTTTCTGCCGCACCTGACCGTGCCCGTGCTCATCGTGGCCGGCGAAAAAGACACGTTCACCCCCGGGTGGCTGTCGGAAAAAATGCGGGAACTGATTCCCAACGCCGAATTGCTGATGGTGCCGCAAGGCAGCCACACCGCCCCGATCGAGATGCCCCAACTGGTCAACCTGCGTCTGGAACGCTGGGTGCTCGATCATTTCGGCCGGCAAGCCGAAAGCAACGCCGCCAACGGCTGA
- a CDS encoding cytidine deaminase encodes MTKAFTSELVIGLVSAVGTNSKLIEDPLSDFLKAFGYELSTLSLSKYIADILPEGLDQKSEASRIDSYMTNGNEIRKRSGRNDFLALYTVAQINKARDTDGDLTQPFPKKVHLLRSLKHPDEVSFLRQIYGPGFYLVALYSTQEERISHLTNDKLITEIEARRLIERDQSEFYSYGQQTRNTFSLADAFIRLNPNQVETSKKEFKRLLDLIFGNPTLTPTPDEQMMYLAFASSLRSGSLARQVGAAIVSQEGELVAIGANDAPRAGGGLHWPGADDRRDLIKGGGQDSNYKNKREIARDTFIRLGIEDKYYNDCFRRLNGGKLFDITEYGKDVHAEMEALLSCARIGISPRGGCLYTTTFPCHNCARHIIASGIKRVVYVEPYPKSKALELHEDEIAVEDKKEKDHRVLFEPFIGIGPRKFADLFSLGWSSGYPIKRKEGGLVRQWDPRQALPRIPLIARSYLDWEKLAVEDVEKGLRKAGLVKEEK; translated from the coding sequence ATGACAAAAGCTTTTACTAGTGAATTAGTCATCGGTCTTGTTTCCGCTGTCGGAACCAATTCAAAATTGATTGAAGATCCTTTGAGCGACTTTCTGAAGGCCTTTGGTTATGAATTATCCACGCTTTCGCTCAGCAAATATATTGCCGATATTTTGCCTGAAGGGTTAGATCAGAAGAGTGAAGCCAGCCGCATTGATTCATACATGACCAACGGAAACGAAATACGAAAAAGAAGCGGGAGAAATGATTTTCTTGCTTTATACACCGTCGCGCAAATAAACAAGGCACGAGATACGGACGGTGATCTAACTCAACCTTTTCCAAAAAAAGTTCATTTACTTCGATCACTCAAACACCCCGACGAAGTAAGCTTCTTGCGGCAAATATATGGCCCGGGATTTTATTTGGTCGCCTTGTATTCGACCCAGGAAGAACGTATCAGCCATCTGACAAATGACAAATTAATTACCGAGATAGAAGCAAGACGGCTCATCGAAAGAGATCAATCGGAATTTTATTCCTACGGCCAACAAACCCGTAACACCTTTTCTCTTGCCGATGCTTTCATTCGCTTGAATCCGAATCAGGTTGAAACATCAAAGAAAGAATTCAAACGTCTGCTGGACCTCATTTTCGGCAATCCGACACTCACACCGACACCTGATGAGCAAATGATGTACTTGGCGTTTGCCTCTTCCCTGCGCTCAGGTTCATTAGCGCGACAAGTCGGCGCGGCGATCGTTTCACAAGAAGGAGAACTCGTCGCCATCGGCGCGAACGATGCCCCTCGCGCTGGCGGTGGATTGCATTGGCCGGGTGCTGACGATCGTCGAGATTTGATCAAGGGGGGTGGCCAGGATTCAAACTACAAAAATAAAAGGGAGATCGCCCGGGACACTTTTATTCGCCTCGGAATCGAAGACAAGTACTACAACGATTGTTTCCGGCGATTGAACGGCGGAAAATTATTCGACATCACTGAATATGGAAAAGACGTTCATGCCGAAATGGAAGCCTTACTTTCCTGTGCCAGAATCGGGATTTCTCCACGTGGCGGTTGTCTTTACACGACAACATTCCCCTGCCATAACTGCGCCCGGCACATCATTGCTTCTGGCATCAAACGAGTGGTTTATGTTGAGCCGTATCCAAAAAGCAAAGCGCTTGAACTTCACGAGGATGAAATAGCCGTCGAGGATAAAAAAGAAAAGGACCACCGGGTTCTATTTGAACCGTTCATCGGCATCGGACCGAGAAAATTCGCCGATCTTTTTTCCTTGGGTTGGAGTTCCGGATATCCGATAAAACGAAAAGAGGGTGGTCTTGTCAGACAATGGGATCCAAGGCAAGCTCTTCCAAGGATTCCACTGATCGCTCGTTCCTATTTGGATTGGGAAAAGTTGGCTGTTGAGGATGTAGAAAAAGGGCTGCGAAAAGCAGGATTGGTCAAGGAGGAAAAATGA
- a CDS encoding nucleoside phosphorylase yields MPHDPQQPIVTPQAVTRLQRPVDERVLLFPLRIHLNAFLARTGRDRKLGRRFNEARYFPPPAAGRPGVFGPFMGSPLAAGHGEELIALGARELVFFGLGGSLHPDVRLGDVLLVDAAYSDEGTSRHYRPVQRMFAADAPLAERLAAHLARRGIELKRGAGWTTDALYRETRAKVDAHRAAGRQIVEMELSALYCVAEYHGVAAAGIVVVSDELFGDDWRHGLFRPRCRRSVAATIAALAEW; encoded by the coding sequence ATGCCACACGACCCGCAACAACCGATCGTCACGCCGCAGGCAGTCACCCGGCTTCAGCGGCCGGTCGACGAACGCGTGCTCTTGTTTCCGTTGCGCATTCACCTCAACGCGTTTCTGGCGCGCACCGGGCGCGACCGCAAGCTGGGCCGGCGCTTCAACGAGGCGCGGTATTTCCCGCCGCCCGCCGCCGGCCGGCCGGGTGTTTTCGGGCCGTTCATGGGTTCGCCGCTCGCCGCCGGGCACGGCGAGGAACTGATCGCGCTGGGGGCGCGCGAACTGGTGTTTTTCGGCCTGGGCGGCAGCCTCCATCCGGACGTGCGCCTCGGCGACGTGCTGCTGGTCGACGCCGCCTATTCCGACGAAGGGACCAGCCGGCATTACCGGCCCGTGCAACGAATGTTTGCCGCCGATGCGCCGCTGGCCGAGCGCCTGGCCGCCCACCTCGCCCGGCGCGGCATCGAACTCAAACGCGGCGCCGGTTGGACGACCGATGCCCTCTATCGCGAAACCCGCGCCAAGGTCGACGCGCACCGCGCTGCGGGCCGGCAGATCGTCGAAATGGAACTGTCGGCCTTGTACTGCGTGGCGGAATATCACGGCGTTGCGGCGGCCGGCATCGTGGTGGTCAGTGATGAACTGTTCGGCGACGATTGGCGGCACGGCCTGTTTCGGCCGCGCTGCCGCCGGAGCGTCGCCGCGACGATCGCCGCCTTGGCGGAATGGTGA
- a CDS encoding VCBS repeat-containing protein, translated as MRFAFRLLLLWSVLVLGMIGVSCDCGDDDDDDDDNDDASADDDASPADDDDASPADDDDDDDDSGPPVVDCIPPLDYDGDGNAELLLSVWLTDYNLMRLHLVEPGTFTRGEPILEYDVTGGGASFQAADFDGNGVWDIVAVVEANDGGGSAGWYDVFLNGDFSAPAHTFGPYADTTAIAQLLDIDGNGLPEMMIRIESDGKGTSAPAVWQLIDADHDFSAIATFHTPESAPEGSLVFLPERRVGAIWPVAGSVTGAGKAPELMAYAYYTVSTAHYLKLFVFNAADGALIVESSPYYLGDAAANNYISSGDVDGDGQTEAVVGISKKIDDPENHTAYLYIVGGPELMAEWSGPETDDAYATGIIEGDYNLDGVLDPIVGLNSADGGDNAHQALNGPGGYSTLFQYTDSNAAPLTLLTRTGRGYLDFGFNYRGVGNELFLSGREVDGTDTTGQVRAIETASGDITGVLQEFDLGDGGGFYGTVLDLGGDGTLDFVVRYTERYQNGADWATIVYFEVMTAPNFYEILHAQMPDGYEYYFDTTLDLTGDLAPDLLVMRRNETTYHEDYLLYPCDSTGCDDPVSIDYEADEQFNFIGPML; from the coding sequence ATGAGATTCGCTTTTCGGTTGCTGCTGCTCTGGTCGGTTTTGGTTCTGGGGATGATCGGCGTTTCGTGCGATTGCGGCGATGACGATGATGACGATGACGACAACGACGACGCGTCCGCTGACGATGACGCCAGTCCGGCCGATGACGACGACGCCAGCCCGGCCGATGACGACGATGACGACGACGACAGCGGGCCGCCGGTCGTCGACTGCATCCCGCCGTTGGATTACGACGGCGATGGCAATGCGGAATTATTGCTCAGCGTCTGGCTCACCGATTACAACCTGATGCGCCTTCATCTGGTCGAACCCGGCACGTTCACGCGCGGCGAGCCGATCCTGGAATACGACGTCACCGGCGGCGGGGCGAGCTTCCAGGCGGCGGATTTCGACGGCAACGGCGTCTGGGACATCGTCGCCGTGGTGGAGGCGAATGACGGCGGCGGGAGTGCCGGTTGGTATGACGTCTTCCTGAATGGCGACTTTTCGGCCCCGGCGCATACCTTCGGTCCTTACGCGGACACCACCGCCATTGCCCAATTGCTGGACATCGACGGCAACGGGTTGCCGGAAATGATGATCCGGATCGAAAGCGACGGGAAGGGAACGTCGGCGCCGGCGGTCTGGCAATTGATCGACGCCGACCACGATTTTTCCGCGATCGCGACTTTTCACACTCCGGAAAGCGCGCCGGAAGGTTCGCTGGTATTTCTGCCCGAACGGCGGGTCGGCGCGATCTGGCCGGTTGCGGGCTCGGTTACCGGCGCCGGCAAGGCGCCCGAACTGATGGCTTACGCCTATTATACCGTATCGACCGCGCATTACCTGAAATTGTTCGTTTTCAATGCCGCCGACGGCGCGCTGATCGTCGAATCCAGCCCCTATTATCTGGGGGATGCCGCGGCCAACAATTATATTTCGTCGGGGGATGTCGACGGCGACGGGCAAACCGAAGCCGTCGTTGGCATCTCGAAAAAGATCGACGACCCGGAAAATCATACGGCCTATCTGTATATCGTCGGCGGGCCGGAGTTGATGGCGGAATGGTCGGGACCGGAAACGGACGATGCTTACGCGACGGGGATCATCGAGGGCGATTACAATCTCGACGGCGTCCTCGATCCGATCGTCGGCCTCAATTCGGCCGACGGCGGCGATAATGCCCATCAGGCCTTGAACGGCCCCGGCGGGTACTCCACGCTGTTCCAGTATACGGATTCGAACGCCGCGCCGCTCACGCTGCTTACTCGGACCGGTCGCGGCTATCTGGATTTCGGCTTCAATTATCGCGGCGTCGGCAACGAGTTGTTTCTCTCCGGTCGCGAAGTCGATGGGACCGACACCACCGGCCAGGTGCGGGCGATCGAGACGGCCAGCGGCGACATCACCGGCGTATTGCAGGAATTCGATCTGGGCGACGGCGGCGGTTTCTATGGAACGGTTCTCGATCTGGGCGGCGACGGGACGCTCGATTTCGTGGTCCGTTACACCGAACGCTACCAAAACGGCGCCGATTGGGCGACGATCGTGTACTTCGAGGTGATGACCGCGCCCAATTTCTACGAAATCCTGCATGCGCAAATGCCGGACGGTTACGAATATTATTTCGATACGACCCTGGATTTGACCGGCGATCTGGCCCCGGATCTGCTGGTGATGCGGCGGAACGAGACAACCTATCACGAGGATTACCTGCTCTATCCCTGCGACTCGACCGGCTGCGACGATCCGGTGTCGATCGATTACGAGGCCGACGAGCAGTTCAATTTCATCGGGCCGATGTTGTAG
- a CDS encoding TonB-dependent receptor, translated as MRWIGWMLLLLAAIGATAAGAEEPAAEEPPPAAPVFTPGEIIVTGRQAPAEATASLQEIDENDIRALGATNVAEALQTALGARVDTAPTSLSANGKQEMLASLRGFDPRDVVVLVDGVPVYEPYFRVIDLRQIPVGDIAKIQVFKGPTSVLYGPNALGGVINIVTKRGGGPARGHVDAGYGDVETYRGNAAVRGGAGGLEYFLAPGFGKSRGFPLSGDFSETRNQEPGLRVNSDYRDFYLSGKAGYYRGANGLSLSANHYEFDGGVPFSMEAVEPSTLWRKFWRKTGAALYGELSPAAFLYLRGNAFYTRFYNTITTYTDKTMSAAIDDGRGVSTYDNDVFGYHLLPEFLFGPAGTLTLSLLYKQDQVDIQEENGAKWYEYGAETYSEGGEYGVEFYRFKFTAGVAHHLYRRTQTPETDLGDDNGAVDYQAGLNYAPHEMIDLRAAVAHKSAFPDLKTLYGSEGNPDLKPEAALNVDTGFRFQPLPQLKLASTWFYADVKDLIGKKEMGNEYTVENIDRAKMTGLESELGVDLAQGLFAASLGHTYLDTRDERDSRQLHRLDFRPEHTAYADGRVNLPFGTSLTVQYFYVGERQYEEPSADRAKKALPEYGLVNARLGQTIRWDEGRTAAEFFVQGKNLFDVYYELAPEKAAPGRMLFGGVAMDF; from the coding sequence ATGCGTTGGATCGGCTGGATGCTGTTGCTGCTGGCGGCGATCGGGGCGACCGCCGCCGGGGCCGAGGAGCCGGCGGCGGAAGAGCCGCCGCCCGCGGCGCCGGTGTTCACGCCGGGCGAGATCATCGTGACGGGCCGGCAGGCGCCGGCGGAAGCGACGGCCTCGCTGCAGGAAATCGACGAAAACGACATCCGTGCGCTGGGCGCGACCAACGTGGCCGAGGCATTGCAGACGGCGCTCGGCGCGCGCGTTGACACCGCGCCGACCTCGCTGTCGGCCAACGGCAAGCAGGAAATGCTGGCGAGCCTGCGGGGTTTCGATCCGCGTGACGTGGTCGTGCTCGTCGACGGGGTACCGGTTTACGAGCCGTATTTCCGGGTGATCGATCTGCGGCAGATTCCAGTGGGCGACATCGCCAAGATCCAGGTGTTCAAGGGGCCGACTAGCGTACTGTACGGTCCGAACGCGCTGGGCGGCGTCATCAACATCGTCACCAAACGCGGCGGCGGCCCGGCGCGCGGCCACGTCGACGCCGGCTACGGCGACGTCGAAACCTACCGGGGCAACGCGGCGGTGCGGGGCGGGGCGGGCGGCCTGGAATATTTCCTCGCGCCCGGCTTCGGCAAGAGCCGGGGTTTCCCGCTGTCCGGCGACTTCAGTGAAACGCGCAACCAGGAGCCGGGCCTGCGGGTCAATTCCGACTACCGGGATTTCTACCTTTCCGGCAAGGCCGGCTATTACCGGGGAGCCAACGGCCTTTCGCTTTCGGCCAACCATTACGAGTTCGATGGCGGCGTGCCGTTTTCGATGGAGGCGGTCGAACCCTCGACGCTGTGGCGCAAGTTCTGGCGCAAGACCGGCGCCGCGCTCTACGGCGAGCTGTCGCCGGCCGCTTTTCTCTATCTGCGCGGCAATGCCTTCTACACCCGCTTTTACAACACCATCACCACCTACACCGATAAAACGATGTCGGCGGCGATCGACGACGGTCGCGGCGTCAGCACTTACGACAACGACGTGTTCGGTTATCACTTGCTGCCGGAATTTCTTTTCGGGCCGGCGGGAACGCTGACGCTGTCGCTGCTCTACAAGCAGGACCAGGTCGATATTCAGGAAGAAAACGGCGCCAAATGGTACGAATACGGCGCCGAAACCTATTCGGAGGGCGGCGAATACGGGGTGGAGTTTTATCGCTTCAAGTTCACCGCCGGCGTCGCGCATCACCTCTACCGTCGCACCCAGACCCCGGAAACCGACCTGGGCGATGACAACGGTGCCGTCGATTATCAAGCCGGTCTGAACTACGCGCCACACGAGATGATCGACCTGCGCGCGGCTGTCGCCCACAAAAGCGCGTTTCCCGACTTGAAAACCCTTTACGGCAGCGAAGGAAACCCCGACCTCAAGCCCGAGGCGGCGCTGAACGTGGACACGGGCTTCCGCTTTCAGCCGCTGCCACAGTTGAAGCTGGCTTCGACCTGGTTTTACGCGGACGTGAAGGATTTGATCGGCAAGAAGGAAATGGGCAACGAGTACACGGTCGAGAACATCGACCGAGCGAAAATGACCGGCCTCGAAAGCGAGCTGGGCGTCGACCTAGCCCAAGGTCTGTTCGCCGCGTCGCTCGGCCACACCTACCTGGATACCCGCGACGAGCGCGATTCCCGGCAACTTCACCGGCTGGATTTCCGGCCCGAGCACACGGCCTACGCCGACGGCCGCGTCAATCTGCCTTTCGGCACGAGCCTGACGGTGCAATATTTCTACGTCGGCGAGCGGCAGTACGAGGAACCGAGCGCCGACCGGGCGAAAAAGGCCCTGCCGGAATACGGGTTGGTCAACGCGCGCCTCGGCCAGACGATCCGCTGGGACGAGGGGCGCACGGCTGCCGAGTTTTTCGTGCAGGGCAAGAACCTGTTCGACGTCTACTACGAACTGGCCCCGGAAAAAGCCGCTCCCGGCCGCATGCTCTTCGGCGGCGTGGCGATGGATTTTTAG
- a CDS encoding cytosolic protein encodes MAVQCANQAVNDKNCTCSYPGCSRHGICCECLRYHLAADELPACCFSPEVERTYDRSFRRFVETHRR; translated from the coding sequence ATGGCCGTCCAATGCGCGAACCAGGCCGTTAACGATAAAAACTGCACCTGCAGCTATCCGGGTTGCTCCCGCCACGGCATCTGCTGCGAATGCCTGCGTTATCATCTCGCGGCGGACGAACTGCCGGCCTGCTGTTTCTCGCCGGAGGTGGAGCGGACGTACGATCGCAGTTTCCGACGGTTCGTTGAAACGCATCGCCGCTAG
- a CDS encoding SpoIID/LytB domain-containing protein, producing the protein MKRIAASLALILVCWATASTAAAETIELRLFTDRPVNELTLLAPGWRVTDGQGRSTDAARCAVALAGPRRGFRCDVGLLEQPPFTLAKSEAGAAESVILIVDGERRRYPGRLRFEAAGDRLQPRLTLATEEYVLGVLAAETVESEAEYLKAMAICIRGYLRYRQIDAQAPLPDNTRGQMFRGLPDSPRAELLARLTRETVGLTPRATARPAPVFYHACCGGHTRAVGEVWPTLAAWAHLRGVNDADAEGRIWCRDSKWSAWQRSVPAPAWRAFLRGEFGAAHARRVADEGPVSLAADAGSREIGAWKFRMQLGRVLGWNSAPSDRFVIVEGDTETILNGHGFGHRVGLCQAGALAQARAGKTAEEILRFYFPGIEIK; encoded by the coding sequence TTGAAACGCATCGCCGCTAGCCTGGCCCTGATTCTCGTCTGTTGGGCGACCGCGTCGACCGCGGCGGCCGAAACGATCGAGCTGCGCCTGTTCACCGATCGGCCGGTGAACGAACTGACGCTCCTGGCACCCGGCTGGCGCGTGACCGACGGGCAGGGGCGTTCGACGGACGCGGCGCGCTGCGCGGTGGCGCTCGCCGGTCCGCGGCGGGGTTTTCGTTGCGACGTGGGCCTGCTGGAACAGCCGCCCTTCACCCTGGCCAAGAGCGAGGCCGGCGCGGCTGAAAGCGTGATTTTGATCGTCGACGGCGAGCGGCGGCGTTACCCGGGCCGCTTGCGGTTCGAGGCCGCCGGCGACCGGTTGCAGCCGCGCCTGACGCTGGCGACGGAAGAATACGTGCTGGGCGTGCTCGCCGCCGAAACCGTCGAATCCGAGGCCGAATATCTCAAGGCCATGGCGATTTGCATTCGCGGTTACCTGCGTTATCGCCAAATCGACGCCCAGGCGCCGCTGCCCGACAACACGCGCGGCCAGATGTTTCGCGGCCTGCCCGATTCGCCGCGCGCCGAGCTGCTGGCGCGCCTGACGCGCGAAACGGTCGGTTTGACGCCGCGGGCCACCGCCCGGCCGGCGCCGGTGTTTTATCACGCCTGCTGTGGCGGTCACACGCGGGCGGTGGGCGAAGTCTGGCCGACGCTGGCCGCGTGGGCGCATTTGCGCGGGGTGAACGACGCCGACGCCGAGGGCCGGATCTGGTGCCGCGACAGCAAATGGTCGGCCTGGCAACGAAGCGTTCCGGCGCCCGCCTGGCGGGCATTTTTACGCGGCGAGTTCGGAGCGGCGCATGCCAGGCGAGTGGCCGACGAAGGTCCGGTGTCACTCGCTGCCGACGCCGGCAGCCGCGAAATCGGCGCCTGGAAATTCCGGATGCAATTGGGCCGGGTGCTGGGCTGGAACAGCGCGCCGTCCGACCGGTTCGTCATCGTCGAAGGCGATACCGAAACGATCCTGAACGGCCACGGCTTCGGCCACCGCGTCGGCCTTTGCCAGGCGGGGGCGCTCGCCCAGGCGCGCGCCGGCAAAACCGCCGAGGAGATCCTGCGGTTTTATTTCCCGGGAATTGAGATCAAGTAA